Proteins encoded within one genomic window of Streptomyces taklimakanensis:
- a CDS encoding CU044_5270 family protein, with product MTTPTEHPEHPELPRPGERDLPPGRRRLLREHLMTEVARDGRTDAPPAPRPRRLRPSLVTGTVAAAVVATLTVALPSDLPDRGAPPASREAVVLLEEVAYAAEHRKVPDGIRDDQFVYVESLAAHSRHEEGRKAVVEPVHRREAWRSVDGTRWGRAHADSEYGPLTFDLEPETPGIPANTNYRRLQTLPTDPGEMLDWLYATSEGGAEGDDQDAFELVSTLVRESLLPPDVAAALFRAVARIPGVVLVEDSVDAAGRHGVAVARENRGERVELIFDRRTKVYLGERVVATEDSPDGLREGQVIGRHAVLERGIVDEIGERPRRAGGPGPVTRSPRPR from the coding sequence CCCCGACCCGGCGAGCGGGACCTCCCGCCCGGCCGCCGCCGGCTCCTCAGGGAACACCTGATGACCGAGGTGGCCCGGGACGGACGGACCGACGCGCCACCGGCCCCGCGGCCACGCCGGCTGCGCCCCTCGCTCGTCACCGGGACCGTGGCGGCGGCCGTCGTCGCCACGCTCACCGTGGCCCTGCCCTCCGACCTCCCCGACCGGGGGGCGCCGCCCGCGTCCAGGGAGGCGGTGGTGCTGCTGGAGGAGGTGGCGTACGCCGCCGAGCACCGGAAGGTGCCGGACGGCATCCGGGACGACCAGTTCGTCTACGTCGAGAGCCTGGCCGCCCACAGCCGGCACGAGGAGGGGAGGAAGGCCGTGGTGGAGCCCGTCCACCGGCGCGAGGCCTGGCGCTCCGTGGACGGCACCCGCTGGGGACGGGCGCACGCGGACAGCGAGTACGGCCCCCTCACGTTCGACCTGGAGCCCGAGACCCCGGGCATCCCCGCCAACACCAACTACCGGCGCCTCCAGACCCTGCCGACCGACCCCGGCGAGATGCTCGACTGGTTGTACGCGACGAGCGAGGGCGGTGCGGAGGGCGACGACCAGGACGCCTTCGAACTCGTGAGCACCCTGGTGCGCGAGTCGCTGCTGCCGCCGGACGTCGCCGCCGCGCTGTTCCGGGCCGTCGCCCGGATCCCGGGGGTCGTCCTCGTCGAGGACTCCGTCGACGCGGCGGGCCGCCACGGGGTCGCCGTCGCGCGGGAGAACCGCGGGGAACGCGTGGAGCTGATCTTCGACCGGAGGACGAAGGTCTACCTCGGCGAGCGCGTCGTGGCGACCGAGGACTCCCCCGACGGACTGAGGGAGGGGCAGGTCATCGGACGCCACGCGGTCCTGGAGCGGGGGATCGTCGACGAGATCGGCGAGCGGCCCCGACGGGCTGGCGGGCCGGGACCGGTCACCCGGTCCCCACGTCCTCGGTGA